A region of Desulfolithobacter dissulfuricans DNA encodes the following proteins:
- a CDS encoding cation transporter dimerization domain-containing protein, with translation MDRELPEEIRNEICDIVLAHPSGLGMHDLRTRQSGQIKVIQLHLSLAEAHHRVANEVEYAIMEAFPQSDVIIHRDPVGSRTECR, from the coding sequence ATGGACCGGGAACTGCCGGAAGAGATCCGCAACGAAATCTGCGATATTGTCCTTGCTCATCCATCAGGGTTGGGGATGCATGATCTCAGGACTCGGCAGTCCGGCCAGATCAAGGTGATTCAGCTGCATCTGTCTCTGGCCGAGGCCCATCATAGAGTGGCCAATGAGGTGGAATACGCGATCATGGAGGCTTTCCCGCAGTCAGACGTCATCATTCACCGGGACCCGGTGGGCTCCAGGACTGAGTGCCGGTGA
- a CDS encoding helix-turn-helix domain-containing protein: MGSPKTIRIDARVIAATNQNLEQEAREGRFRSDLYYRLSVVTICIPPLRERMDDVPLLADHFLAKYRHINPTVEALAPESYDVLLGYDYPGNVRELENIIERAMIIETTEMLRPESLLIHQTGSAKGSPAIERPVAAPDTFDMKEVEKKHILHVLAACEGKKIEAARMLGINKITLWRKMKKYGLDNV, translated from the coding sequence GTGGGCAGCCCGAAGACAATCAGGATAGACGCGCGTGTTATCGCAGCGACCAATCAGAATCTCGAACAGGAGGCCAGAGAAGGCCGGTTTCGCAGCGACCTCTATTACCGGCTGAGTGTCGTCACCATATGCATTCCCCCATTGCGGGAAAGAATGGACGACGTCCCGCTGCTGGCCGATCATTTCCTGGCAAAATACCGCCATATCAACCCGACCGTCGAGGCTCTTGCCCCTGAAAGCTATGACGTATTACTTGGTTACGATTATCCTGGAAATGTCCGCGAACTTGAAAATATCATCGAACGGGCCATGATTATCGAGACCACTGAAATGCTGCGGCCGGAAAGTTTATTGATTCATCAGACAGGTTCAGCAAAAGGGAGCCCGGCAATTGAGCGCCCTGTCGCTGCGCCCGATACTTTTGACATGAAGGAGGTTGAAAAAAAACATATCCTCCATGTGCTGGCCGCGTGTGAAGGAAAAAAAATTGAGGCCGCCCGAATGCTTGGCATCAACAAAATAACGCTCTGGCGGAAGATGAAAAAATACGGCCTTGATAACGTATAG
- a CDS encoding PAS domain S-box protein, which yields MFFRGDNNIYKNNALYLLTPLVVLLLLLSCPTQALSKRIKVGVYSNKPLVFKDGNGRFQGFAIDILRSIASQEDWKLQFIEGTWKECLQRLKNGEIDIQVAIAYSPERKKLYDFADETLITNWGRVYSNTNFQVESILDLSGSTVSVLDNDIYYQSLKEIIEKFGLKVNFITLNSYDEVLQFVQDNKADAGVINRIYASQNAHRFIVEKTPIIFSPTDVSYAAPKNRNSDILQGISQHLKKLKADKSSIYYQSLEYWLDGQQKPLAPRWIKTTLLALGLLFSFAVALTLFLRQQIRTRTEELTTRNQQLSKVKEQLEKEISERKKREEELKESEKRYFSLFANNHSVMLLINPENGNIVDANPAACRYYGYSINEIVSLKISDINILSKEQVFQEMKKEKLEQRNHFYFKHRLKTGEIRDVEVYSGPITIHGSKLLYSIIHDITERKKAEAALRKSEEEWNRTFNSFADIVTLMDIDLRIIKANQATCNILGLPCDEIIGNHCHRLLYGSENPCTDCPVLDAKENFQPYTREIYHENLQKTFMVSAAPVLDEQGNLEFIAHVAKDITELKQLEEKLSQAQKMEAIGTLAGGIAHDFNNILSAIIGFAELARQNIPADSKAAKDIDQVISSGKRATDLVKQILTFSRKTSSDPQPLKPHLVVKDTLHMLRSTLPTTITIEEDIDQECGTILADPTNIQQIVVNLCTNALHAMENQKGTLRVSLHRRQIGDAELIGEAEVSAGPFVVLTVSDTGCGMDQTLLDRIFEPYFTTKEMGKGTGLGLAVLHGIVQSYKGFVRVESTPGKGSSFSIFLPALQEITSEPEDLASETSPAETSPLMGHERILIVDDELLLVRAGQRMLEYYGYKVTAVTDSRDALEKIQADPEQFDLLISDQTMPGLTGFELAQTVLEIKPDMPIILCTGHSEVVSKEKALAMGIKKYLTKPIIGDTLVKAVRMVLDENNPQTHQESALPEERD from the coding sequence ATGTTTTTCCGGGGCGATAATAATATCTACAAAAACAACGCGTTATATTTACTGACGCCTCTTGTCGTTCTCCTTCTGCTCCTTTCCTGTCCCACCCAGGCTCTCTCCAAGCGGATTAAAGTCGGAGTTTACAGTAACAAACCACTTGTTTTCAAGGATGGAAATGGACGTTTCCAGGGATTTGCCATTGATATTCTCCGCTCTATTGCCAGTCAGGAAGACTGGAAATTGCAGTTCATAGAAGGGACCTGGAAGGAATGTCTTCAGAGACTGAAAAATGGCGAAATTGATATTCAGGTCGCCATTGCTTACTCACCAGAAAGAAAGAAATTATATGACTTTGCTGACGAGACGCTTATCACAAACTGGGGCAGAGTGTATAGCAATACTAACTTTCAAGTTGAATCTATCCTTGACCTATCAGGAAGCACTGTTTCTGTCCTAGATAATGACATATATTATCAATCTCTCAAAGAAATTATTGAAAAATTTGGCCTGAAAGTCAATTTCATAACTCTAAACAGTTATGACGAAGTTTTACAGTTTGTCCAGGATAACAAAGCTGATGCCGGAGTAATTAATCGTATCTATGCCTCACAGAATGCGCATCGTTTTATCGTGGAAAAGACACCGATAATTTTCTCTCCAACAGATGTCAGCTATGCTGCGCCTAAGAACAGAAACAGCGACATACTCCAGGGTATCAGCCAGCACCTGAAAAAGTTGAAAGCAGACAAGAGCTCCATTTACTACCAGTCGCTGGAATATTGGCTCGATGGACAACAAAAACCATTGGCCCCAAGATGGATCAAGACAACCCTGCTCGCACTCGGTCTTCTTTTCTCTTTCGCTGTGGCTTTAACCTTATTTTTACGGCAGCAGATCCGCACCAGAACAGAGGAACTGACAACACGTAATCAACAGTTATCCAAAGTCAAAGAGCAGCTGGAAAAAGAAATATCAGAGCGAAAAAAGAGAGAAGAAGAACTGAAGGAGAGCGAAAAACGCTACTTCAGCCTGTTTGCGAACAATCATTCTGTCATGCTTTTAATAAATCCTGAAAATGGAAATATCGTCGATGCGAATCCTGCGGCCTGCCGTTACTATGGCTACAGCATTAATGAGATTGTTTCACTGAAAATATCTGACATCAACATACTATCGAAAGAGCAGGTTTTTCAGGAGATGAAAAAGGAAAAATTAGAACAACGAAATCACTTTTATTTCAAACATCGTCTTAAAACCGGCGAAATTCGTGACGTAGAAGTATACAGCGGCCCAATAACAATCCATGGAAGCAAATTATTATACTCGATAATTCATGACATCACTGAACGAAAAAAGGCTGAAGCGGCATTACGAAAAAGTGAAGAGGAGTGGAACCGGACTTTTAATTCTTTTGCTGATATTGTAACCCTCATGGACATCGATTTACGTATAATAAAAGCAAATCAGGCCACATGTAATATTCTTGGTCTTCCCTGTGACGAGATTATCGGTAATCACTGCCACAGACTTCTCTATGGCTCGGAGAACCCCTGCACGGATTGTCCGGTTCTGGATGCCAAGGAAAACTTTCAGCCGTACACCAGGGAAATATATCATGAGAACCTGCAAAAAACCTTTATGGTCTCTGCCGCACCAGTGCTCGATGAACAGGGCAATCTGGAATTTATTGCCCATGTTGCCAAAGACATCACCGAGTTGAAACAACTTGAGGAAAAACTCTCCCAGGCACAAAAAATGGAAGCGATTGGCACCCTTGCCGGGGGTATTGCTCATGATTTCAACAATATTCTTTCAGCAATCATAGGCTTTGCTGAACTGGCCAGGCAGAATATCCCAGCAGACTCCAAGGCGGCAAAAGATATTGACCAGGTCATTTCCTCGGGGAAACGGGCAACAGATCTTGTCAAACAGATACTCACATTCAGCCGCAAAACAAGTTCTGACCCGCAACCTCTTAAACCGCACCTGGTAGTCAAGGATACGCTGCATATGTTGCGCTCCACTCTACCGACGACCATAACCATAGAGGAGGATATTGATCAGGAATGCGGCACAATTCTGGCTGACCCGACCAATATACAACAAATCGTTGTCAATCTCTGCACCAACGCTCTCCATGCCATGGAGAATCAAAAGGGGACCTTAAGGGTGAGTCTGCATCGCCGGCAGATAGGTGACGCGGAACTTATCGGGGAAGCAGAAGTGTCTGCCGGTCCTTTTGTTGTTCTAACTGTCAGCGACACAGGCTGCGGCATGGACCAGACACTCCTCGATCGGATTTTCGAGCCCTATTTCACCACCAAAGAAATGGGCAAGGGGACCGGGCTGGGACTGGCTGTCCTCCATGGTATCGTTCAGTCGTACAAAGGATTTGTCAGAGTGGAAAGCACTCCGGGCAAAGGAAGTTCTTTTTCTATCTTTTTACCGGCACTGCAGGAAATTACCAGCGAACCGGAAGATTTGGCTTCCGAAACATCACCCGCTGAAACCAGCCCGCTCATGGGCCATGAACGAATTCTGATTGTTGACGACGAACTCCTGCTTGTCCGCGCAGGCCAGAGAATGCTGGAGTATTATGGTTACAAGGTTACAGCGGTAACAGACAGCAGGGATGCCCTGGAAAAAATCCAGGCAGATCCGGAGCAATTCGACCTGCTCATCAGTGACCAGACCATGCCAGGGCTCACCGGCTTCGAACTGGCGCAGACCGTACTGGAGATAAAACCAGATATGCCGATAATCCTCTGCACTGGCCACAGCGAGGTGGTCTCCAAAGAAAAGGCTCTGGCCATGGGCATCAAAAAATATCTCACCAAGCCGATCATTGGCGATACACTTGTCAAAGCAGTCCGAATGGTACTGGACGAAAACAACCCGCAAACTCACCAGGAATCCGCCCTCCCTGAAGAGAGGGATTAA
- a CDS encoding sigma-54-dependent transcriptional regulator, whose amino-acid sequence MKNVIVADDDPTARKILLRMLQPDYQAAAFADGRDALDYFLENGADIIITDLKMPRLDGMELLRRVMEVNPEVIVFVVTGYAAVDTAVNAMKMGAHDYLAKPFNPEDVLVRLERALKEKNLERQCTSYRQKQDLEAQRNPIITNNSKMQQTMDLARRSARTDSTILIQGETGVGKELMVRQIHRWSPRNEHPLVPVNCSALAEGIMESELFGHEKGAFTGADSRRIGFFEMADKGTIFLDEIGTADNRFQVKLLRVLQDHIIYRVGSPKAIRIDARVIAATNQNLEQEAREGRFRSDLYYRLSVVTISIPPLRERMDDVPLLADHFLAKYRHINPTVEALTPESYDVLLGYDYPGNVRELENIIERAMIIETTEMLRPESLLIHQTGTAKGRPAIKRPGAAPDTFDMKEVEKKHILHVLAACEGKKIEAARMLGINKTTLWRKMKKYGIDNL is encoded by the coding sequence ATGAAAAACGTAATTGTGGCTGATGATGATCCTACGGCCAGAAAGATTCTTCTCAGGATGCTCCAGCCTGATTATCAGGCCGCGGCATTTGCCGATGGCAGGGATGCCCTGGATTATTTTCTGGAAAACGGAGCAGATATCATCATTACCGACCTCAAGATGCCGCGGCTGGATGGCATGGAACTGCTGCGCAGGGTAATGGAGGTTAATCCCGAAGTTATTGTTTTTGTGGTGACGGGATATGCTGCTGTGGATACCGCAGTCAATGCCATGAAGATGGGCGCCCATGATTATCTGGCCAAGCCCTTCAATCCGGAGGATGTTCTGGTGAGACTGGAAAGAGCTCTAAAGGAAAAAAACCTTGAACGACAGTGTACGTCGTACCGGCAGAAACAGGACCTTGAGGCGCAGCGCAATCCCATCATAACCAATAACAGCAAGATGCAACAAACCATGGACCTGGCGCGCCGGTCTGCCCGCACCGACTCCACTATTCTGATCCAGGGTGAAACCGGGGTTGGCAAGGAACTGATGGTGCGGCAGATACACCGCTGGAGTCCACGCAACGAGCACCCCCTTGTCCCTGTCAACTGCAGTGCTCTGGCTGAAGGAATTATGGAAAGCGAGCTCTTTGGCCACGAGAAAGGCGCATTTACCGGTGCCGACAGCAGAAGAATCGGTTTTTTCGAGATGGCAGACAAGGGCACCATCTTCCTCGACGAGATCGGCACAGCTGACAATCGCTTCCAGGTCAAGCTGTTACGGGTACTGCAGGATCATATCATATACCGGGTGGGCAGCCCGAAGGCAATCAGGATAGACGCGCGTGTTATTGCTGCTACCAATCAGAACCTTGAACAGGAGGCCAGAGAAGGCCGGTTTCGCAGCGACCTCTATTACCGGCTGAGTGTCGTCACCATATCCATTCCCCCATTGCGGGAAAGAATGGACGACGTCCCGCTGCTGGCCGATCATTTCCTGGCAAAATACCGCCATATCAACCCGACCGTCGAGGCTCTTACCCCTGAAAGCTATGACGTATTACTTGGTTACGATTATCCTGGAAATGTCCGCGAACTTGAAAATATCATTGAACGGGCCATGATTATCGAGACCACTGAAATGCTGCGGCCGGAAAGTTTGTTGATTCATCAGACAGGTACAGCAAAAGGGCGCCCGGCAATTAAACGCCCAGGCGCTGCGCCCGATACTTTTGACATGAAGGAGGTTGAAAAAAAACATATCCTCCATGTGCTGGCCGCGTGTGAAGGAAAAAAAATTGAGGCCGCCCGAATGCTTGGCATCAACAAAACAACACTCTGGCGGAAGATGAAAAAATACGGCATTGATAACCTATAA
- a CDS encoding sensor histidine kinase: MRLRIGSKILLTMLTVAVPSLLLFSMLMIKSRGDILMENISGHLNELAALSVQTVQDLIHHSRKSLLTISTSPDIQSFLQVLSSSGEKGEITKALQRLETSFYEFQQLDTSIQAIRFIDASGFVLAKVREGKIIKRQGPVVPERGIRAVSSKANRDFFRNTMKLNHGEIWISNLERGWMEGEEYWCPAMVRFATPVFFADGKRAGVLIINVWGKTLGTMINRLVAPELGSAFIVERNFTNHERHGIYLFHQDQSCEFGNQTGSRITVFQNFPASITAKWMSEPEGISYHPQNGDILVHRYFSPYDNDERGWIIVVDAKRDVVMAPLAAMKTKVILSALGIFALMITAALFFARSLTLPIRSVIDGTHRISRDLSTRIQITSRDEIGQLAEEINQMAATLEKNLQEKKRIEAQISQSEKLASIGEMAAGLAHELNTPLGNIKALAVLARKDLSGGRIDPVVLQEDLEDIINQTEKCSRIIGGLLGFARKRKTEFSLYNINDCITTAISLVQLRSEKKEVAVLFKPNDRLPYLKVDGHQLEQVFVNILLNGIDAVPPGGTIEVTADFDGTQVTIRFTDTGCGIPPEILPKIFNPFFTTKETGKGTGLGLSLSYGIVKNHGGSIDVRSRKQKGTEFIVRLPVGRTGDSA, from the coding sequence ATGCGTCTCAGAATCGGCTCAAAAATTCTCTTAACCATGCTGACGGTGGCCGTGCCGTCTCTCCTCCTCTTTTCCATGCTGATGATCAAGTCCAGAGGCGACATCCTGATGGAAAATATTTCAGGCCATCTTAATGAGTTGGCCGCGCTTTCCGTCCAGACGGTCCAGGATCTGATTCATCACTCGCGAAAAAGCCTGTTGACAATCTCCACAAGCCCTGACATCCAATCCTTTTTACAGGTCCTGTCCAGCAGTGGAGAAAAAGGCGAGATAACAAAGGCCCTGCAACGGCTGGAAACGAGCTTTTACGAGTTCCAGCAGCTGGATACCAGCATTCAGGCAATCCGCTTTATTGATGCTTCAGGGTTTGTTCTGGCCAAGGTGCGGGAAGGAAAAATAATCAAGCGGCAGGGACCGGTTGTTCCGGAGAGAGGGATACGGGCCGTCAGCAGCAAGGCAAACCGTGATTTCTTTCGCAACACCATGAAGTTGAACCATGGTGAAATATGGATATCCAACCTGGAGCGTGGCTGGATGGAGGGTGAGGAGTACTGGTGCCCTGCCATGGTTCGATTTGCCACCCCGGTCTTTTTTGCCGATGGCAAAAGAGCAGGGGTGCTTATCATAAATGTCTGGGGCAAGACCCTCGGAACCATGATCAATCGCCTGGTCGCACCTGAACTGGGTTCGGCCTTTATTGTTGAACGAAATTTTACGAATCATGAGCGTCACGGTATCTACCTGTTTCATCAGGATCAATCCTGCGAATTCGGCAATCAGACAGGGAGCCGAATTACGGTCTTTCAGAATTTTCCCGCCTCAATTACCGCAAAATGGATGTCTGAGCCGGAAGGAATCAGCTATCATCCCCAGAACGGCGACATCCTCGTGCATCGTTACTTTTCTCCCTATGATAACGATGAACGGGGATGGATTATTGTTGTAGACGCAAAGCGGGATGTGGTCATGGCCCCGCTTGCCGCCATGAAAACAAAGGTCATACTCTCCGCCCTGGGCATCTTTGCCCTCATGATCACCGCAGCACTTTTTTTTGCCCGCTCCCTGACCCTGCCCATCCGATCGGTTATTGACGGTACACACCGGATCAGTCGAGATCTCAGCACCAGGATTCAGATAACGAGCAGAGATGAAATTGGTCAACTGGCCGAAGAGATAAACCAGATGGCGGCAACCCTTGAAAAGAACCTGCAGGAAAAAAAACGGATAGAAGCACAGATATCTCAGTCTGAGAAACTGGCATCCATTGGCGAGATGGCTGCCGGGCTGGCCCATGAGCTCAATACCCCTCTCGGGAACATCAAGGCGCTGGCGGTTCTGGCCCGGAAAGATCTGAGCGGTGGCAGGATTGATCCCGTTGTGCTGCAAGAGGATCTGGAAGACATCATTAACCAGACAGAAAAATGCAGCCGCATAATCGGGGGCCTGCTCGGTTTTGCGAGAAAGAGAAAAACAGAATTCAGCCTGTATAATATAAATGACTGTATAACCACTGCCATTTCTCTCGTTCAGCTGCGCAGTGAAAAAAAAGAGGTCGCTGTCCTTTTCAAACCAAACGACAGGCTGCCGTATCTCAAAGTTGACGGGCATCAACTGGAACAGGTGTTTGTCAACATTCTGCTCAACGGCATTGATGCCGTTCCCCCAGGGGGTACAATTGAAGTTACAGCCGACTTTGACGGCACGCAGGTTACTATCCGTTTCACCGATACCGGTTGCGGCATTCCCCCGGAAATACTTCCCAAAATTTTCAACCCGTTTTTCACTACAAAAGAGACCGGCAAAGGCACAGGACTCGGGTTATCGCTCAGTTATGGCATCGTAAAAAATCACGGTGGCAGCATTGATGTCCGAAGCCGGAAACAGAAAGGAACCGAATTTATCGTACGACTGCCGGTTGGCAGGACAGGAGACAGCGCATGA
- the dsrO gene encoding sulfate reduction electron transfer complex DsrMKJOP subunit DsrO, giving the protein MGNERRNFMKVLGAGLAVTALSAGTAGATSAGKKSAQKDGPRWGMVVDLRLCIGCQACTVACSTENQIPLGHFRTIVSSYEVTSGGRPRRYTLPRLCNHCAKPACVTVCPTQATRQRSDGAVVVDNTVCIGCGYCIQACPYDARFINPLTKTADKCTFCLHRIEAGLLPACVETCVSGARTFGDLNDPRSAVSRLLATVPTQVLKKDMGTAPRVFYIGLDEDFSGRVEGRQVLNPAGQAEHQEDSI; this is encoded by the coding sequence ATGGGGAATGAACGAAGAAATTTCATGAAAGTTCTCGGGGCCGGACTTGCCGTGACCGCTCTGTCGGCTGGCACCGCCGGGGCGACATCTGCGGGCAAGAAATCAGCGCAGAAGGATGGTCCTCGCTGGGGCATGGTCGTTGACCTGCGGCTCTGTATAGGCTGTCAGGCCTGTACGGTAGCCTGCTCGACAGAAAACCAGATACCGCTGGGACATTTTCGAACCATTGTCTCGAGTTATGAAGTGACATCCGGCGGCAGGCCGCGGCGTTATACACTTCCTCGTCTCTGTAATCATTGTGCCAAACCTGCCTGTGTAACGGTCTGTCCCACCCAGGCAACCAGACAACGATCTGACGGGGCTGTGGTTGTAGACAATACTGTGTGCATCGGCTGTGGTTACTGTATACAGGCCTGCCCGTACGATGCCCGTTTTATCAATCCCCTGACGAAAACAGCAGACAAGTGCACCTTCTGTCTGCACAGGATTGAGGCTGGACTGTTGCCTGCCTGTGTGGAGACCTGTGTCAGTGGCGCCCGGACATTCGGAGATCTCAATGATCCGCGCTCTGCTGTTTCAAGGCTGCTGGCTACCGTACCCACGCAGGTATTGAAAAAAGATATGGGAACCGCACCTCGCGTTTTTTACATCGGCCTGGATGAGGACTTCAGCGGCAGGGTGGAAGGTCGACAGGTACTTAACCCGGCAGGGCAAGCCGAACATCAGGAGGATTCCATATGA
- the nrfD gene encoding NrfD/PsrC family molybdoenzyme membrane anchor subunit, with protein sequence MNDQIVELIQTGSQVHWGVAIPQYFFLTGISAAAFLLSTLTYVFGDKRYESIAGLSLIVAFTVLVAAPLNLIADLGQPGRFYSLLYHFHGTSPMSWGVFLLSSYPLLIALEMAFVFRARFARRSQTASGLLKGFYRLLALGSVEVTPDTEARDHRIGKILGTIGIPTALAVHGYTGYILGVVRARAMWHTSLMPLIFLISAMVSGVALMILLSWIMVRNDRGKVDWSLMDRLGILLAWSIVGDLILRLLWYTIGLSYSSASFQEVGNFIFGHHFMEAVVLELGLGLLLPLVVMTVPALRRIRPLFILTVILAIFGVMLFRWDTVIGGQLIPKIGAGFYEYIPSFWGRTGVMHIIGNWGFWILFFILFTSFLPWKKTSGKNGRANQDKTHTDSILERKGAVS encoded by the coding sequence ATGAACGATCAAATAGTTGAGCTTATTCAAACGGGCAGCCAGGTCCATTGGGGCGTTGCCATTCCTCAATATTTTTTCCTTACCGGTATCAGTGCAGCCGCTTTTCTTCTTTCGACCCTGACCTATGTCTTTGGTGATAAGCGGTATGAATCCATTGCCGGACTTTCTCTGATAGTTGCCTTTACTGTACTGGTCGCAGCACCGCTCAATCTCATTGCCGACCTGGGGCAGCCCGGGCGTTTTTATTCTCTGTTGTACCATTTCCACGGCACCTCTCCCATGAGTTGGGGCGTGTTCCTCCTCTCTTCCTACCCGCTCCTTATTGCCCTGGAGATGGCCTTTGTCTTCCGGGCGCGGTTTGCCCGTCGCAGTCAGACCGCGTCCGGTCTGCTCAAAGGGTTCTATAGGCTGCTGGCCCTGGGAAGCGTAGAAGTGACTCCTGACACCGAGGCCCGTGATCACCGCATTGGGAAAATTCTCGGAACCATCGGCATACCCACCGCCCTGGCGGTACACGGCTACACCGGCTACATCCTTGGCGTGGTACGGGCCAGGGCCATGTGGCATACCTCGCTCATGCCGCTGATTTTTCTGATCTCGGCCATGGTCAGCGGGGTGGCTCTCATGATCCTCCTGTCCTGGATCATGGTTCGCAATGACCGGGGGAAGGTGGACTGGTCCCTCATGGATCGGCTGGGCATCCTTCTGGCCTGGTCCATTGTTGGCGACCTAATCCTGCGCCTTCTCTGGTATACCATCGGGCTTTCCTATTCATCCGCGTCGTTTCAAGAGGTGGGGAACTTTATATTCGGCCACCATTTCATGGAAGCCGTTGTGCTGGAGCTCGGCCTTGGCCTTCTTCTCCCCCTGGTTGTCATGACCGTGCCGGCTCTGCGACGTATCCGGCCGCTGTTCATCCTGACGGTTATTCTGGCCATTTTCGGGGTCATGCTTTTCCGGTGGGACACCGTTATCGGCGGTCAGCTTATCCCGAAGATCGGTGCTGGTTTTTATGAATACATCCCGTCCTTTTGGGGACGGACAGGCGTTATGCACATTATCGGTAACTGGGGCTTCTGGATTTTGTTCTTTATTCTGTTCACTTCATTTCTCCCGTGGAAAAAGACCAGCGGGAAAAATGGACGAGCCAATCAGGACAAGACACACACCGATTCGATACTTGAAAGAAAAGGAGCAGTTTCATGA